A part of Salvelinus sp. IW2-2015 unplaced genomic scaffold, ASM291031v2 Un_scaffold9220, whole genome shotgun sequence genomic DNA contains:
- the LOC139027284 gene encoding uncharacterized protein, translated as MPGLDHPEGSTEEFYRGVLQRSYTEEFYRRVLQRSSTEEFYRGVLTEEFYRGVLQRSSTEEFYRGVLQRSSTEEFYRGVLQRSSYRGALQRSSTEEFYRGVLQRSSTEEFYRGVLQRGSTEEFYRGVLQRGSTEGFYRGVLQRGSTEEFYRGVLQRGSTEGFYRGVLQRGVLQRSSTEEFLQRGSTEEFYRGVLQRSSTRGLQRMFYRGVL; from the coding sequence ATGCCTGGCCTTGACCATCCGGAAGGTTCTACAGAGGAGTTCTACAGAGGAGTTCTACAGAGGAGTTATACAGAGGAGTTCTACAGAAGAGTTCTACAGAGGAGTTCTACAGAGGAGTTCTACAGAGGAGTTCTAACAGAGGAGTTCTACAGGGGGGTTCTACAGAGGAGTTCTACAGAGGAGTTCTACAGAGGAGTTCTACAGAGGAGTTCTACAGAGGAGTTCTACAGAGGAGTTCTACAGAGGAGTTCCTACAGAGGAGCTCTACAGAGGAGTTCTACAGAGGAGTTCTACAGAGGGGTTCTACAGAGGAGTTCTACAGAGGAGTTCTACAGAGGGGTTCTACAGAGGGGTTCTACAGAGGAGTTCTACAGAGGAGTTCTACAGAGGGGTTCTACAGAGGGGTTCTACAGAGGGGTTCTACAGAGGGGTTCTACAGAGGAGTTCTACAGAGGGGTTCTACAGAGGGGTTCTACAGAGGGGTTCTACAGAGGAGTTCTACAGAGAGGAGTTCTACAGAGGAGTTCTACAGAGGAGTTTCTACAGAGGGGTTCTACAGAGGAGTTCTACAGAGGAGTTCTACAGAGGAGTTCTACGAGGGGTTTACAGAGGATGTTCTACAGAGGAGTTCTATAG